The following are encoded together in the Plasmodium vinckei vinckei genome assembly, chromosome: PVVCY_12 genome:
- a CDS encoding inner membrane complex protein, putative, with translation MENFHIHKNFEMDNTVSLVFGIILTVIGSIFMAIANSLMKLGLSDSKKKKSMLTNYSCDTKWYIGFIVYCFGSFLHIIALGFAPASTLAPVNSFGLIANAIVANIYLNEKLGKLEMTSTLGIFFGISICACASFLCDNKINIDFNPIDIIDSWKNPWYIFYIFVAIFLSFFTLIYLNHKENKIITENEEIYTTKRYVELTSYDEKNGSNEEDKNNINSPISNKSLNETENVYPKSIGLAYGFLAGLIGSQCVLEIKEIVAFLHIGITNKHIYRTPLPHLCFIFLVISIYLQIHFLNLGLTRGDATLVVPTYYVFWTFFGTLGGLVKFNEFENFNFNSILLFVIGFVITVLFISILAVQEIAFLRKYVDKEVPDIALENLDVNAQVLQNKKLSKQVILNMGLFPMSLLGTTVGRKKFRPLYERFRRTRSILSDTHIGDHHCEYSIDNNIYNAYTLPYDIYNANKDSFFPNKKAYKSLGNSVENTYIF, from the coding sequence atggagaATTTTCACATACacaaaaattttgaaatggATAATACGGTGAGCTTAGTATTTGGGATAATTTTAACCGTAATTGGATCAATATTTATGGCAATTGCAAATTCTTTAATGAAATTAGGATTAAGTGACTctaaaaagaagaaaagtATGCTTACAAATTATTCTTGTGATACAAAATGGTATATTGgttttattgtttattgTTTTGGATCATTTCTACATATAATAGCACTTGGCTTTGCACCCGCAAGTACATTAGCCCCAGTTAATTCATTTGGTCTAATTGCAAATGCTATTGtagcaaatatatatttaaatgaaaaattaggAAAACTTGAAATGACATCAACACTAggcatattttttggaaTTAGTATTTGTGCATGTGCTTCTTTTTTAtgtgataataaaataaatatagatttTAATCCTATTGATATAATTGATAGCTGGAAAAATCCatggtatatattttatatttttgttgcgatatttttatcattttttacattaatttatttaaatcataaagaaaataaaataattacagaaaatgaagaaatttATACTACAAAAAGATATGTAGAGTTAACTTCgtatgatgaaaaaaatgggtCCAATGAAGaagacaaaaataatataaattccCCTATCAGCAATAAAAGTTTAAATGAAACTGAAAATGTATACCCTAAATCAATTGGACTAGCTTATGGTTTCTTAGCTGGTTTAATTGGTTCACAATGTGTTTTGgaaattaaagaaattgTTGCATTTTTACATATCGGGATAActaataaacatatatatagaacACCATTACCacatttatgttttatatttttagtaatatcaatttatttacaaattcattttttaaatctagGATTAACAAGAGGAGATGCAACTCTTGTCGTACCAActtattatgtattttgGACATTTTTTGGAACATTAGGTGGCCTTgtaaaatttaatgaatttgagaattttaattttaattccattcttttatttgtaattGGTTTTGTAATAAcagtattatttatatctattCTAGCTGTACAAGAAATAGCCTTTTTACGAAAATATGTTGATAAAGAAGTTCCAGATATCGCTTTAGAGAATTTAGATGTCAATGCCCAAGTAttgcaaaataaaaaattatcaaagcaagttattttaaatatgggATTATTTCCTATGTCATTGTTAGGAACAACAGtaggaagaaaaaaattccGTCCATTATACGAAAGATTTAGAAGAACAAGAAGCATTTTGTCTGATACTCATATAGGAGATCACCATTGTGAATATTCGATTGataataacatatataatgctTATACATTGCcttatgatatatataatgccAATAAggattcattttttccaaataaaaaagcatATAAATCTTTGGGAAATAGTGTTGAAAACacttacattttttaa
- a CDS encoding pre-mRNA-splicing factor BUD31, putative → MPHIRTMNSKKPPEGWNKVEAFLNEMNQKMRSLENEDTSKKRKNEILWPIFQINHQTARYIYELYYKRKEISRELYDYLVREKYVDGALISKWRKQGYENLCCLKCIQVSDSNFNNACICRVPKSNIGNKVIQCVNCGCRGCASGDR, encoded by the exons ATGCCACATATTAGAACCATGAACTCAAAAAAACCACCTGAAGGGTGGAATAAAGTTGAAGcgtttttaaatgaaatgaACCAAAAAATGAGAAGTttagaaaatgaagatacttcaaaaaaaagaaaaaatgaaatattatggccaatatttcaaataaatcatCAAACTGCTcgttatatttatgaattatattataagagaaaagaaatatcaa GAGAGTTGTACGATTATTTGGTTCGAGAAAAGTACGTCGATGGCGCTCTTATATCAAAATGGAGAAAACAGGGTTACGAAAATTTATGTTGCCTAAAATGCATACAAGTATCTGACAGTAATTTTAACAATGCATGTATTTGTAGAGTCCCCAAAAGCAATATAGGCAATAAG GTTATTCAATGTGTTAATTGCGGTTGCAGAGGCTGTGCGAGTGGAGAcagataa
- a CDS encoding zinc finger protein, putative gives MECVLYDNRNSRDTLCNGELISENIESYNSHEPKNNSNGCNENNSGKCKTIYKEVGSNETNENSEIKINTKVHENNQLLLGINCINDNVNDNFKTVQDYSPNKGKNNKSMHLKNLPPNKAEYNYFYEGGCINNKGSNLNDSLSKKYSRSNIMPENIEKSSRSTFNNNDTSFIATTEKRSFSNYENKRKKRFNNHEKKSNIFIGKQKDDHNYNDSTQIYSYTNDDAKTSEYFNISNNIDIRNNCKNGNMNEKNSSIPHNYDLDNNNDKDLNNDDIIDRNDNERIIRNDNNIDNKRDIFMGKSKSLNQNNIYDDKEGIKSFEISTFDNDADRNDYTNAQIKMNFSNNSKLKEKKVDKYGSISNREANYDFKSALNFQFCKTKMCPYMNTKEKCKRFSNNMCPYAHDQNELKPIPNLYKTAMCRNFMKNMCFKSKKECKFAHHVEELRSTDEFYKTTLCKFFLNGYCKADKNCRHAHGQNELKCRSINTVLLENTNTNIKNSNINNYSSGSNNSNSNNTNDPNYEIKRCKYSNNKNPLNTLKSSDDYFSQNDNKGNTVAKEEDSALELCNNETNNENMKKKNFYNTSRKFMSISTKDTYCFTSNGLSKNHLSFENDDNESIKTNSDSNFDQNAEQNKFKNCCNSNSFLKYEEYNSECSIKTSENNKGDGVNNKEIRDTINKSVKENIEVKSIERNVNKLEYQYEMKNSNNIVNVAKVEMENHSVIEAKKNEFGELNKVENNNKSLSYLGLEKTNNNIILNGNVLCPKENDNMCNLHNDHIGENMLGRDAQRSSNEYSIHAKNEKNKHSKKLFNRYENNNKDVLTNSYESENINFNGNTNMDAQKFSSNNGAYIKSRSSTISNENNNNYYCGIPGEKILGKNCEYEDNYGNKNINTHNYEINKKNTHEYKKSCNKIKKNYNNSGNYSNCYESNFNSNMENKANDCYSNTYINKSHSKNTNNDHIIYPSQKYSNNNKSGNRNSSNINSKSSNNYCYNNDDMSTFVGNGIDHNVPANNYGHSKVENGRISNNGSRNNNYYGSYNSHDDNTNRYMNNSKLNFINGKQNNNYDSYRGNANNGNYVNNNNYNSHEYPLSMPNNMIKSSKNYKGKKNNFINNENNSHHEMCNTNDNNEYYNNTYDDYNNNGYNDYQNKKSKKNDNTRSNNDKKNNKNKNNNINNVYLESSAKLRVNNYSNNESISNGNTHNIDSYNLTNAEFSIEKYNNDECNNDHINIKSNGDELLENNVSTYDYDGRQINIGNLHRREKGSSYNRINAIMKNSMGNNSYKNGDNQYFNNNINGNNRSNSKISKRHMDISSNDSESSKSHSDGHYKNSRENDNNTIINKIDISSYSTNINNKKIVANDNLLHKKSKYHSNNLKIGTKGKGEEFLFTNELKKKKKKKTNKNGIYSNTGDVFYNKEKENMKNDCKDELNANGEQSDSSSVNYKKKNKIYSVNSLNSVHLYDKDTVVRSKNVKNRNKSTFISTHDSVHNINDNNNNNETLNVMASFVTPLKDSNTEKGKQDTRNYLYNNTEKNAKDNILEKPVTDNNINLQYNKDDKYLTNGELKTCVSCCQYIKDVDNSDFILVDESCLKCGQLIKKSLCQTIIELLKPQVQYIFSDANFYVQNYQD, from the coding sequence atggagTGTGTTCTATATGATAATAGAAATTCAAGGGATACATTATGCAATGGGGAATTAATAAGTGAGAATATAGAATCGTATAATTCTCATGaaccaaaaaataatagtaatggTTGTAATGAGAATAATAGTGGAAAATGCaaaactatatataaagaagtTGGTAGCAAtgaaacaaatgaaaacagtgaaattaaaataaataccaAAGTACATGAAAACAACCAATTGCTTCTGGGGATTAATTGTATTAACGATAATGTTAATGACAATTTTAAAACGGTTCAAGATTATTCACCTAATAAAGggaaaaataacaaaagcatgcatttaaaaaatttgccCCCAAATAAGGctgaatataattatttctaCGAAGGAGGgtgtattaataataagggttctaatttaaatgattcacttagtaaaaaatattccagatcaaatattatgccagaaaatattgaaaaatcgTCTAGAAGTACATTTAATAACAATGATACATCTTTTATTGCTACAACCGAAAAGAGAAGTTTTAGTAACTatgaaaacaaaagaaaaaaacgaTTTAATAATcacgaaaaaaaatcgaaCATATTTATTGGTAAACAAAAAGACgatcataattataatgataGCACCCaaatttattcatatacaAATGATGATGCCAAAACATCCGAATATTTCAACATAAGTAATAACATAGATATTAGgaataattgtaaaaacGGAAACATGAATGAGAAAAATAGTAGCATTCCTCATAATTATGATTTAGACAATAATAACGATAAGGATCTGAATAACGATGATATTATAGATAGGAATGACAATGAGAGAATTATAAGAAACGacaataatatagataataaaaGAGACATATTTATGGGAAAAAGTAAATCTTTAaaccaaaataatatttacgATGATAAAGAAGGTATAAAGTCATTCGAAATTAGTACATTTGATAATGATGCAGACAGAAATGATTATACAAATGCGcagataaaaatgaattttagtaataattcaaagttgaaagaaaaaaaagttgaTAAATATGGTAGTATTTCCAATAGAGAAGCGAATTATGATTTTAAAAGCGcattaaattttcaattttgtaaaacaaaaatgtgcccatatatgaatacaaaagaaaaatgtaaaagaTTTTCTAATAATATGTGTCCTTATGCACATGatcaaaatgaattaaaaccAATTcctaatttatataaaactgCAATGTGCCgaaattttatgaaaaatatgtgtTTCAAATCCAAGAAAGAATGCAAATTTGCACATCATGTTGAAGAACTAAGATCAACGGATGAATTTTACAAAACAACATTATGCAAATTTTTCCTTAATGGATACTGTAAGGCGGACAAGAATTGCAGGCATGCACATGGTCAGAATGAGTTAAAATGTAGGTCTATAAATACTGTGCTATTAGAAAATACGAATACAAACATTAAGAATTCTAATATTAACAATTATAGTAGTGGTAGTAACAATAGCAACAGTAATAATACTAATGACCCTAATTATGAGATTAAAAGATGCAAATATtccaataataaaaatccGTTGAACACTTTAAAATCGTCTGatgattatttttctcaaaatgataataaaggGAATACAGTAGCAAAGGAAGAAGATAGTGCTCTAGAATTATGTAATAATGAAACCAATAACGAaaatatgaagaaaaaaaatttctaTAACACATCACGGAAATTTATGTCTATTAGCACAAAGGATACATATTGCTTTACATCAAATggattatcaaaaaatcatttatcttttgaaaatgatgacAATGAAAgcataaaaacaaattctGACTCAAATTTTGATCAAAATGctgaacaaaataaatttaaaaattgctGCAATTCTAAtagttttttaaaatatgaagaGTACAATTCAGAATGCTCAATCAAAACAtctgaaaataataagggTGATGGAGTAAACAATAAGGAAATTAGGGACACTATAAATAAATCCGTGAAGGAGAATATAGAAGTAAAGAGCATTGAAAGAAATGTTAACAAACTAGAATATCAATatgaaatgaaaaattccAATAATATTGTAAATGTGGCAAAGGTAGAAATGGAAAATCACAGTGTTATagaagcaaaaaaaaatgaatttggTGAATTGAATAAAGTAGAAAACAATAACAAAagtttatcatatttaggattagaaaaaacaaataataatataatattaaatggaAATGTGCTGTGCCCAAAAGAGAATGACAATATGTGTAATTTGCATAATGACCATATAGGAGAAAATATGCTAGGGCGTGATGCTCAAAGAAGTTCAAATGAATATAGTATTCATGCAAAAAATGAGAAAAATAAGCATAGCAAGAAACTATTTAACcgttatgaaaataataataaggaTGTACTAACAAATTCCTATGaaagtgaaaatataaactttAATGGCAATACTAATATGGATGCGCAAAAATTTTCGAGTAATAATggtgcatatataaaaagtcGATCGTCTACTAtatcaaatgaaaataataataattattattgtgGAATACCCGGGGAAAAAATTCTTGGAAAAAATTGCGAATATGAAGATAATTacggaaataaaaatattaatacacataattatgaaataaataaaaaaaatacacacgaatataaaaaatcatgtaataaaattaaaaaaaattacaataaCAGTGGTAATTATAGTAATTGCTATGAAAGTAATTTCAATAGcaatatggaaaataaaGCCAATGATTGTTATagtaatacatatataaataaatcacatagtaaaaatacaaataatgatcatataatatacccAAGCCAAAAATAcagcaataataataaaagtggAAATAGAAATAGTAGCAATATCAATAGTAAATCCAGTAATAATTATTGCTATAATAACGATGATATGAGTACTTTTGTGGGAAATGGAATCGATCATAATGTGCCTGCTAATAATTATGGGCATAGTAAAGTAGAAAATGGAAGAATCAGTAATAATGGCAGtcgaaataataattattatggcTCTTATAACAGTCACGACGATAATACAAATAGATACATGAATAATAgcaaattaaattttataaatggaaaacaaaataataattatgattcATACCGAGGTAATGCAAATAATGGGAACTACgttaacaataataattacaatTCGCATGAATACCCTTTGTCTATGccaaataatatgataaaatcgagtaaaaattataaggggaaaaaaaataattttattaataatgaaaataatagcCATCATGAAATGTGTAATAccaatgataataatgaatattataataatacttatgatgattataataacaatgGCTATAATGATTATCAAAATAAGAAGAGCAAAAAAAACGATAACACTCGtagtaataatgataagaaaaacaacaaaaacaaaaataataacattaaCAATGTATACTTAGAAAGTAGCGCAAAATTAAGGGTTAATAACTATAGTAATAATGAATCCATCTCAAATGGGAATACACATAATATAGATAGTTACAATCTAACAAATGCTGAGTTTTCAATTGAGAAATACAATAATGACGAATGCAATAATGatcatattaatataaagaGTAATGGTGATGAACTTTTGGAAAATAATGTTTCTACATATGATTATGACGGTAGACAAATTAATATTGGAAATTTGCATAGAAGGGAAAAAGGAAGCTCTTATAACAGAATAAATgctataatgaaaaatagtatgggtaataatagttataaaaatggggataatcaatattttaataataatattaatggtAATAATAGGAGTAATAGCAAAATTAGCAAACGTCACATGGATATTAGTAGTAATGACAGTGAAAGTAGTAAGAGTCATAGTGATGGccattataaaaattcaagagagaatgataataatactataataaacaagatagatatttcatcatatagcacaaatataaataacaaaaagaTTGTAGCAAATGATAACTTATTGCATAAGAAGTCAAAATACCATTCTAATAACTTAAAAATTGGAACCAAGGGAAAGGGGGaagaatttttattcacaaatgaattaaaaaaaaagaaaaaaaaaaagactaataaaaatggaatatatTCAAACACGGGTGatgtattttataataaagaaaaggaaaatatgaaaaatgatTGTAAGGATGAACTGAATGCAAATGGAGAGCAAAGTGATAGCAGTAGTgtgaattataaaaaaaaaaataaaatatattctgtAAATTCATTAAACAGTGTGcatttatatgataaagATACTGTTGTTAGAAGtaaaaatgtgaaaaatCGAAACAAAAGCACTTTTATTAGTACACATGACAGTGTCCACAATAtcaatgataataataataataatgaaacacTCAATGTAATGGCATCTTTTGTAACACCTTTGAAAGATTCCAATACCGAGAAAGGTAAGCAGGATACCcgtaattatttatacaataataccgaaaaaaatgcaaaagataatattttagaaaaaCCAGTAacagataataatataaatttacaatataataaagatgATAAGTATTTAACGAATGGAGAGCTTAAAACATGTGTTTCATGCTGccaatatataaaagatgTAGATAATTctgattttattttagtCGATGAATCATGTTTAAAATGTGGGCaacttattaaaaaatcacTATGCCAAACAATAATTGAATTGTTAAAGCCCCAAGtgcaatatatattttcagaTGCTAATTTTTATGTCCAAAATTATCAAGATTAA
- a CDS encoding iron-sulfur assembly protein, putative has protein sequence MIINIFLFLFAATINVSNSLRYTSISSYIYTPSRYSSNNVMNRTFISRLNVVDESIKNNEHIIKLTDNAKNKIKQLATETEDKNLILKLCVENGGCKGLKYKLNPIKKEEIEPDDYIQQFDELKFILSIDSTSVIYIYNNILDYSNDLINGGFKFINPNATKKCGCGKSFNV, from the exons atgataataaatatttttttgtttttgtttgCTGCAACAATAAATGTTTCCAATAGCTTGAGATACACCAGTATTAGctcatacatatatactcCTAGCAGATATAGTAGTAACAATGTAATGAATAGGACATTTATTAGCAGGCTTAATGTTGTAGATGAATCAATTAAAA acaatgagcatataataaaattaactGATAAcgctaaaaataaaataaaa CAATTAGCAACTGAAACCGAAGACAAAAACTTGATATTGAAATTGTGTGTAGAAAATGGAGGTTGTAAAGGGTTGAAGTACAAATTGAATCCAATAAAAAAg GAGGAGATTGAGCCTGATGACTACATCCAGCAGTTCGAcgaattaaaatttattttatctataGATTCTACTAGCgttatttacatttataacaatatattaGATTATAGTAATGACTTAATTAATGGTGGATTCAA GTTTATAAATCCAAATGCAACGAAAAAATGTGGATGTGGGAAATCCTTTAATGTGTAA
- a CDS encoding 50S ribosomal protein L17, apicoplast, putative yields the protein MKTCILLLFLCKNILAYVLNKNAPIHFTLNKNAVRNTINKRDSLLLAHTNKNFRKLGRDRSQRRALLRALTTSVLRHGKIVTTEAKAKEARRKVDRIITYAKKHFNNKQYSYRLIANYVYDRELALNIVKQAPIKYKERNGGYTKIKLLPKSRKGDAARMASLELV from the exons atgAAGACCtgcatattattacttttcCTATGCAAGAACATATTGGCATATgtgttaaataaaaatgctcCAATACATTTtacattaaataaaaatgccGTAAGAAACAccataaataaaagagaTAGCCTATTATTAGCACATACGAACAAAAATTTTAGGAAATTAGGAAGGGATAGATCACAAAGAAGAGCTTTGCTTAGAGCACTAACAACTAGT GTTTTGAGACACGGAAAAATTGTTACAACCGAAGCAAAAGCTAAAGAAGCTCGAAGGAAGGTGGATAGAATAATAACATATGCTAAAAAGCACTTTAATAACAAGCAATACAGCTATCGATTAATAGCTAATTACGTTTATGACAGAGAATTAGCCCTTAATATTGTTAAGCAA gcacccattaaatataaagaaagaaatggaggatacacaaaaataaaacttttaCCGAAAAGTAGAAAAGGAGATGCAGCAAGGATGGCAAGCTTAGAACTTGtgtaa